In a genomic window of Ipomoea triloba cultivar NCNSP0323 chromosome 3, ASM357664v1:
- the LOC116011672 gene encoding uncharacterized protein LOC116011672, which yields MTVLRSREVVPTPKSVDSLKKRKKEVVEPSTPEKSVEALSNLPGETTPLTGSSRKRSVPPDAVPRRSLRLAAKFSNAFSDISTASNGCDVGNLKDGDGIEKGGLGLEEKGDKIMGEVGKHKLVSVVEELKIRRDTVLNNCGDHSREPVECSKEGSRMKRRRMEVDTIRLKAQTEVDTSKRFLSLRSGKKIMKEVEVNNGGSVFVTGGIEGGQKSSPGKGSEDVPKGSGAPEVLQLISSAVTNLKLNATMDGEGNLEKKRLTVEEKGKGKVAERTLLMASSSVRFEVDLSNNNKDVTGVNATRRLSRNEKGKGVVIDNDLSNDFCTLNKDSGSKVETSHAAEHEATQHGEQIKESTVNVTNIERGYRKQFRDIAKRSAPRFAHFSSQEEGNLVDEAVRDTQPPKEVLGDWPGPFSTAMKIIQDREKNMDKQTKTGSVPESMVAPLLWNPKKDTQPNQRRKIIPSLRDLCMHVLVKNADGITSLDCVPDVLRHKLCNLLCDSRKMNCQFLGLLTSGSPTEIRLTDCSWLTEELFINSFERCGTSNLAVLQLDQCGRCLPDFTLLATLARLPNSLPALTTISLKGACRLSDVGLSALVSSAPSLRSINLSQCSLLSSNGIKCLSDSLGSILKELYLDDCEAIDCSLVLPFLLKLEHLEVLSVAGIPKVCDDFVIEFVTQRGHNMRELVLKDCKKLTDRSVKAVAESCPRLCAIDLSNLFGLTDYSVGYLANGCRAIHKLKLCRNAFSDEAIAAYLETSGKWLKELSLNNIKKVSHNTAMSLAEHCRNLVSLDVSWCRNLTDEALGLIADSCLSLEVLKVFGCTQITEVFLDGHSNPQVKIIGRKLTPVMEHLSLADPLQQGPLLYSSA from the exons ATGACGGTTTTGCGATCTCGAGAAGTGGTTCCTACGCCGAAATCTGTGGATTCGCTTAAAAAACGTAAAAAAGAGGTCGTGGAACCATCGACTCCAGAGAAATCTGTGGAAGCATTGAGCAATCTGCCGGGAGAGACCACTCCGCTTACAGGCTCTTCCAGGAAGCGTTCAGTACCTCCGGATGCTGTACCTAGGCGGAGTCTTAGATTGGCTGCCAAATTTAGTAATGCTTTTTCTGATATTAGTACTGCTAGTAATGGATGTGATGTAGGAAATTTGAAGGATGGTGATGGTATTGAAAAGGGGGGTTTGGGCCTTGAAGAAAAGGGAGATAAGATCATGGGAGAAGTGGGCAAGCATAAATTGGTTAGTGTAGTTGAGGAATTAAAGATAAGAAGGGATACCGTGTTGAACAATTGCGGTGATCATAGCAGGGAACCAGTTGAATGTTCTAAGGAAGGAAGTCGGATGAAAAGACGGCGTATGGAGGTGGACACAATACGGTTGAAAGCACAAACAGAGGTTGACACATCAAAAAGGTTCCTGAGTTTGCGCTCAGGGAAAAAGATTATGAAAGAAGTTGAAGTAAATAATGGGGGTTCTGTTTTTGTTACTGGAGGAATTGAGGGTGGTCAGAAGTCCTCTCCTGGTAAGGGGAGTGAGGATGTGCCAAAAGGTTCCGGGGCCCCAGAAGTCCTACAGTTAATCTCTTCTGCAGTGacaaatttaaagttaaatgcCACCATGGATGGGGAAGGAAATCTTGAAAAAAAGAGATTAACTGTAGAAGAGAAAGGTAAAGGAAAAGTTGCTGAGAGAACGTTGTTAATGGCTTCTAGTTCTGTGAGATTTGAAGTGGATCTCtcaaacaataataaagatGTTACTGGTGTCAATGCCACGAGGAGGCTTAGTAGAaacgaaaaaggaaaaggagtTGTGATTGACAATGATTTATCCAATGATTTTTGCACATTGAATAAGGATTCTGGATCTAAAGTAGAAACAAGCCATGCTGCTGAGCATGAAGCAACACAACATGGAGAACAGATCAAAGAGTCTACTGTGAATGTGACTAATATAGAAAGAGGTTACAGGAAACAGTTCAGGGATATAGCTAAGCGAAGTGCGCCAAGATTTGCTCATTTCTCTTCCCAGGAGGAAGGGAACCTTGTTGATGAGGCTGTAAGAGATACTCAACCACCAAAAGAAGTATTAGGAGACTGGCCTGGGCCGTTCTCAACTGCTATGAAGATTATCCAGGATCGTGAAAAGAATATGGATAAACAGACTAAGACGGGTTCTGTCCCAGAAAGTATGGTTGCACCACTGTTATGGAATCCAAAAAAGGATACGCAGCCCAATCAAAGGAGAAAGATTATTCCCTCGTTGCGAGATCTGTGCATGCACGTTCTGGTAAAGAATGCAGATGGAATTACTTCACTTGATTGTGTTCCTGATGTACTCAGACACAAACTATGCAATCTACTCTGTGATTCTAGGAAAATGAATTGTCAGTTTCTTGGACTTCTTACCTCTGGGTCTCCTACTGAGATACGCCTGACGGATTGTTCGTGGTTAACTGAGGAGCTCTTTATAAATTCCTTTGAAAGGTGTGGAACCAGCAACTTAGCG GTGCTACAACTTGATCAATGCGGTCGCTGTTTGCCAGATTTTACGCTTTTAGCTACCTTAGCTCGCTTGCCAAATAGTTTGCCTGCTCTAACTACTATATCTTTGAAGGGTGCTTGTCGTCTTTCAGATGTTGGGCTAAGCGCTCTTGTTTCTTCTGCACCTTCTTTGAGATCCATTAATCTTAGTCAGTGCTCTCTTCTTTCTTCTAATGGTATCAAGTGTTTGTCTGACTCATTGGGGTCAATTCTGAAGGAGCTGTATTTAGATGACTGCGAAGCAATAGACTGTTCGCTGGTTTTGCCATTTTTGTTAAAACTTGAACATTTGGAAGTTTTATCAGTAGCTGGTATCCCCAAAGTTTGTGACGATTTTGTTATAGAGTTTGTTACTCAGCGTGGTCATAATATGAGGGAGCTTGTTTTGAAGGACTGCAA GAAGTTGACTGACCGTTCTGTGAAAGCTGTTGCCGAATCTTGTCCCAGATTATGTGCAATAGATCTCAGTAACTTGTTTGGATTGACAGACTATTCCGTAGGTTATCTTGCTAATGGTTGTAGAGCGATTCACAAGCTAAAGCTCTGCCGGAATGCATTCAG TGATGAAGCTATTGCTGCATATCTCGAAACTAGTGGAAAGTGGTTGAAAGAACTGTCCCTCAATAACATAAAAAAG GTGTCACACAACACTGCAATGTCACTCGCAGAGCATTGTAGAAATTTGGTGAGTTTAGACGTGTCTTGGTGTCGCAACCTGACAGATGAAGCCCTGGGGTTGATCGCAGATAGCTGCTTATCCCTAGAAGTTCTGAAGGTGTTTGGCTGTACTCAG ATTACGGAAGTGTTCTTGGATGGCCACTCGAACCCACAAGTTAAAATCATCGGAAGGAAGTTGACCCCAGTGATGGAGCATCTAAGTTTGGCTGATCCTCTGCAACAAGGTCCACTACTTTATTCATCTGCATAG
- the LOC116012454 gene encoding protein Brevis radix-like 4 produces the protein MLTCIARSKQSGDESFDQPEKFDPNAAPQSKQAIKNLTSQIKDMALKASGAYKNCNSCTSQPMQRRNGGGGAADLVAAQDKFRWSYRRTGSFSSSSTAGRKELEARLKGISSGEVTPTSMSASASGRRVDPVVFVEESEPKEWVAQVEPGVLITFVSLPRGGNDLKRIRFSREMFNKYQAQKWWAENYDKVMELYNVQRLNRQAFPLPTPPRSEDESLKIESAEESPVTPPLNKERLPRTLYRPIYSSSESLEQQSMNSRYNYDSCGVASTPKLSSISGAKTEISSIDASASAASMRTSTSRSGELSISNASDLESEWVEQDEAGVYITIRALPDGKRELRRVRFSRENFGEMHAKIWWEENRARIHKQYL, from the exons aTGCTTACTTGCATTGCTCGTTCCAAGCAATCTGGAGATGAATCGTTTGATCAACCGGAAAAGTTCGATCCCAATGCTGCTCCACAGAGCAAGCAAGCGATTAAGAATCTCACTTCTCAG ATAAAGGACATGGCGTTGAAGGCGTCAGGGGCGTATAAGAACTGCAATTCGTGTACGAGCCAGCCGATGCAGCGGCGGAACGGGGGCGGCGGCGCGGCGGACTTAGTGGCGGCGCAGGACAAGTTCCGGTGGTCGTACCGGCGGACGGGGAGTTTCAGCTCGAGCTCGACGGCTGGGAGGAAGGAATTGGAGGCGAGGCTGAAGGGGATATCGAGCGGGGAAGTGACGCCGACGTCGATGTCGGCGTCGGCGAGTGGCCGGCGAGTTGACCCGGTGGTGTTCGTGGAGGAGAGCGAGCCCAAGGAGTGGGTGGCGCAGGTGGAACCCGGCGTTTTGATCACCTTCGTCTCACTGCCACGTGGCGGCAACGATCTCAAGCGGATTCGATTCag TCGAGAGATGTTTAACAAATATCAAGCTCAGAAGTGGTGGGCAGAGAATTATGACAAAGTAATGGAACTATATAATGTGCAGAGGTTAAACCGCCAAGCTTTCCCTTTACCAACACCACCCAGATCCGAAGATGAG AGTTTGAAGATAGAATCAGCAGAAGAGAGTCCAGTAACGCCACCACTAAACAAAGAGCGGTTACCTCGTACCTTATACCGCCCTATATATTCATCCTCGGAGTCTCTGGAGCAACAATCAATGAACTCTCGTTACAACTACGACTCCTGCGGCGTGGCTTCCACTCCAAAGCTCTCCAGCATCAGCGGTGCCAAGACGGAGATCTCATCAATAGACGCGTCGGCATCGGCGGCGTCGATGCGGACCAGCACCTCCCGGTCGGGGGAGCTGTCCATAAGCAACGCCAGTGATTTGGAGAGCGAATGGGTTGAGCAGGACGAGGCTGGAGTGTACATCACTATTAGAGCTTTGCCCGATGGAAAAAGAGAACTCAGACGTGTTAGATTCAG CCGGGAAAATTTTGGAGAGATGCATGCCAAGATATGGTGGGAAGAGAACCGAGCCAGGATACATAAGCAGTATTTGTGA
- the LOC116011876 gene encoding nuclear transcription factor Y subunit A-7-like isoform X1, with the protein MEPLSLQLQGHASPPAQSSFQSPREVTAARKTTSQDQCASSGSEESRGKHVPAQIKPMFVISNPEFPVNPAQGEMGPSTIHSNYNYSDPYFSGLFTAYGPQPFPQMVGIAPARVPLPLDLAEDGPIYVNAKQYHGILRRRQIRAKLEAQNKLVKTRRPYLHESRHLHAVNRVRGSGGRFLSTKKLQESLSMNCGSGSDSAKRHKASTASTPHGMSQGVHGNVMFQPPDHHHRLSSLPSHMAAAAASMQGGGGLTCNAYSPVVR; encoded by the exons ATGGAGCCTTTAAGCCTGCAGTTACAAGGCCATGCCTCGCCTCCTGCTCAGTCGTCGTTTCAGTCCCCGAGGGAAGTTACCGCTGCAAGGAAAACTACTTCTCAAGACCAGTGCGCTTCATCTGGATCCG AAGAAAGTCGTGGGAAGCACGTACCTGCTCAAATCAAGCCTATGTTCGTTATTAGCAACCCAGAATTTCCTGTGAATCCAGCCCAAGGTGAAATGGGTCCATCCACG ATTCACTCGAATTACAATTACTCAGATCCATACTTCAGTGGCTTATTTACTGCTTATGGACCTCAGCCTTTT CCTCAAATGGTCGGGATTGCACCTGCTCGGGTACCATTGCCACTCGATCTTGCAGAAGATGGACCGATTTATGTCAATGCAAAACAGTACCATGGAATACTGAGGAGGAGGCAAATTCGTGCAAAGCTTGAGGCGCAAAACAAGCTCGTGAAAACTAGAAGG CCATACCTGCACGAGTCTCGCCATCTTCATGCGGTGAACAGGGTTAGGGGCTCGGGCGGGCGATTCCTTAGCACGAAGAAGCTGCAAGAATCGCTGTCAATGAACTGCGGTTCTGGGAGTGATTCTGCGAAGCGCCACAAGGCTTCAACTGCCTCTACTCCACACGGGATGTCTCAGGGCGTTCATGGCAACGTCATGTTCCAGCCGCCTGATCATCATCACAGGCTCTCGAGCCTGCCTTCTCACATGGCGGCCGCTGCTGCTTCCATGCAAGGCGGGGGCGGGCTTACTTGCAACGCGTATTCTCCGGTTGTCCGGTGA
- the LOC116011876 gene encoding nuclear transcription factor Y subunit A-4-like isoform X2: protein MEPLSLQLQGHASPPAQSSFQSPREVTAARKTTSQDQCASSGSESRGKHVPAQIKPMFVISNPEFPVNPAQGEMGPSTIHSNYNYSDPYFSGLFTAYGPQPFPQMVGIAPARVPLPLDLAEDGPIYVNAKQYHGILRRRQIRAKLEAQNKLVKTRRPYLHESRHLHAVNRVRGSGGRFLSTKKLQESLSMNCGSGSDSAKRHKASTASTPHGMSQGVHGNVMFQPPDHHHRLSSLPSHMAAAAASMQGGGGLTCNAYSPVVR, encoded by the exons ATGGAGCCTTTAAGCCTGCAGTTACAAGGCCATGCCTCGCCTCCTGCTCAGTCGTCGTTTCAGTCCCCGAGGGAAGTTACCGCTGCAAGGAAAACTACTTCTCAAGACCAGTGCGCTTCATCTGGATCCG AAAGTCGTGGGAAGCACGTACCTGCTCAAATCAAGCCTATGTTCGTTATTAGCAACCCAGAATTTCCTGTGAATCCAGCCCAAGGTGAAATGGGTCCATCCACG ATTCACTCGAATTACAATTACTCAGATCCATACTTCAGTGGCTTATTTACTGCTTATGGACCTCAGCCTTTT CCTCAAATGGTCGGGATTGCACCTGCTCGGGTACCATTGCCACTCGATCTTGCAGAAGATGGACCGATTTATGTCAATGCAAAACAGTACCATGGAATACTGAGGAGGAGGCAAATTCGTGCAAAGCTTGAGGCGCAAAACAAGCTCGTGAAAACTAGAAGG CCATACCTGCACGAGTCTCGCCATCTTCATGCGGTGAACAGGGTTAGGGGCTCGGGCGGGCGATTCCTTAGCACGAAGAAGCTGCAAGAATCGCTGTCAATGAACTGCGGTTCTGGGAGTGATTCTGCGAAGCGCCACAAGGCTTCAACTGCCTCTACTCCACACGGGATGTCTCAGGGCGTTCATGGCAACGTCATGTTCCAGCCGCCTGATCATCATCACAGGCTCTCGAGCCTGCCTTCTCACATGGCGGCCGCTGCTGCTTCCATGCAAGGCGGGGGCGGGCTTACTTGCAACGCGTATTCTCCGGTTGTCCGGTGA
- the LOC116011771 gene encoding alpha/beta hydrolase domain-containing protein WAV2-like: MVSYMSYLAYGVGGIVVAGMALLVAFQEKLVYVPVLPGLTKSYPITPARLRLLYEDVWLRSSDGVRLHAWFIKLMPDCRGPTILFFQENAGNIAHRLEMVRILLQRLNCNVFMLSYRGYGASDGYPSQHGITKDAQAALDHLVQRTDIDTSRIVVFGRSLGGAVGAVLTKNNPDKVAALILENTFTSILDMAGVLLPFLKWFIGGSGSKGPKLLNFVVRSPWNTIDVVGEIKQPILFLSGLQDEMVPPSHMEMLYAKAAARNKQCLFVEFPNGMHMDTWLAGGDRYWRTIQQFLQQTAAEKKDSETKKEEPSVEGDVTFEFEAR, encoded by the exons ATGGTGTCGTACATGAGCTATTTGGCGTACGGAGTGGGAGGGATAGTGGTGGCCGGAATGGCGTTGCTGGTGGCGTTCCAGGAGAAGCTTGTGTACGTGCCGGTGTTGCCTGGCCTCACCAAGTCCTATCCGATCACGCCGGCTCGTCTCCGTCTTCTCTACGAAGACGTCTGGCTCAGATCTTCAGATGGCGTGCGCCTCCATGCCTGGTTCATCAAGCTCATGCCCGACTGCCGAG GCCCAACTATCCTCTTTTTTCAGGAAAATGCTGGAA ATATTGCCCATCGTCTTGAAATGGTCCGCATATTGTTACAACGATTGAATTGCAATGTTTTTATGCTTTCATACCGAGG ATATGGTGCCAGTGATGGATACCCTTCTCAACATGGAATAACAAAGGACGCTCAG GCAGCATTAGATCATCTGGTTCAGAGGACAGATATTGATACATCAAGAATAGTTGTGTTTGGAAGGTCACTAGGTGGAGCAGTTGGAGCTGTGCTTACTAAAAATAATCCTGATAAG GTTGCTGCACTTATTTTGGAGAATACTTTCACCTCTATCCTTGACATGGCTGGAGTTCTCCTTCCCTTCTTGAAGTGGTTTATTGGAGGCAGTGGTTCAAAGGGACCCAAACTTCTTAACTTTGTTGTTAGATCTCCATGGAATACCATTGATGTTGTTGGCGAG ATCAAACAACCAATACTTTTTCTCTCTGGATTACAAGATGAAATGGTCCCCCCGTCACACATGGAGATGCTATACGCTAAGGCTGCTGCACGCAACAAACAATGCTTATTTGTGGAATTTCCTAACGGAATGCATATGGATACATGGTTGGCTGGTGGTGATCGCTATTGGAGAACCATTCAGCAGTTTTTGCAACAAACTGCTGCAGAGAAGAAGGATTCTGAAACGAAGAAGGAAGAACCTTCCGTTGAAGGTGATG TAACCTTTGAATTTGAAGCACGATGA
- the LOC116013955 gene encoding phospholipid:diacylglycerol acyltransferase 1-like translates to MVYKSILRRRKGGESKRASSSEAKNEDNEKKSFQSSNANANANLASRKAGRRWSCVDSCCWFVGCICSIWWVLLFMYNAMPASFPQYVTEAITGPLPDPPGVKLAKEGLRAKHPVVFVPGIVTGGLELWEGHQCAEGLFRKRLWGGTFGELYKRPLCWVEHMSLNNESGLDPSGIRIRPVSGLVAADYFAPGYFVWAVLIANLARIGYEEKNMYMASYDWRISFQNTEVRDQTLSRIKSNIERMVDTSGGKKVVVIPHSMGVLYFLHFMKWVEAPAPMGGGGGSDWCAKHIKAVMNIGGPFLGVPKAIAGLFSAEAKDIAVARAMAPSFLDSDKFGFQTLQHVMRMTRTWDSVMSIIPKGGNTIWGGLDWSPEEGHECNSKKLKNNNTHQAANIVTGILGNATHARYGRVISFGKDVAESHSLEIERVDFRGALKGNSHTNTICSDVWTEYHDMGVGGIKAVADYKVYTTESALDLLHYVAPKMMKRGCAHFSHGIAENLDDKKYAHYKYWSNPLETKLPDAPDMEIYSMYGVGIPTERAYVYKLSPVSECYIPFQIDTSADGGNESPCLKGGVFHVDGDETVPLLSAGYMCARGWRGKTRFNPSGIRTYIREYNHNPPANLLEGRGTQSGAHVDIMGNFALIEDIARVAAGATGEHLGGDQVYSQIFKWAERIKLRL, encoded by the exons ATGGTGTATAAGTCGATACTGAGGCGGAGAAAGGGCGGGGAAAGCAAGAGAGCGTCGAGTTCAGAGGCTAAGAATGAAGACAATGAGAAGAAGAGCTTTCAAAGTTCGAATGCGAATGCGAATGCGAATTTAGCTTCGAGGAAGGCGGGGAGGAGATGGAGCTGTGTGGACAGTTGTTGCTGGTTTGTGGGTTGCATATGCTCGATTTGGTGGGTGCTGTTGTTCATGTACAATGCAATGCCGGCGTCGTTTCCGCAGTATGTGACGGAAGCGATCACCGGGCCGTTGCCGGACCCGCCCGGCGTGAAATTGGCGAAAGAAGGGCTGAGGGCGAAGCATCCGGTGGTGTTTGTGCCTGGGATTGTTACCGGCGGGCTGGAGTTGTGGGAAGGGCACCAATGTGCTGAGGGGCTGTTCAGGAAGAGGCTCTGGGGTGGTACCTTTGGTGAATTGTACAAAAG ACCATTGTGCTGGGTGGAGCATATGTCGCTGAACAATGAAAGTGGACTTGACCCTTCTGGTATAAGGATCAGGCCTGTTTCTGGACTTGTTGCAGCTGACTACTTCGCACCAGGTTATTTCGTATGGGCAGTTTTGATTGCTAACCTGGCTCGGATTGGATATGAGGAGAAGAACATGTATATGGCTTCTTATGATTGGAGAATCTCATTCCAGAACACTGAG GTACGGGATCAAACTCTAAGCAGGATAAAAAGTAACATAGAACGCATGGTAGACACAAGTGGTGGCAAGAAGGTGGTTGTAATTCCACATTCAATGGGTGTTCTATATTTCTTGCATTTTATGAAATGGGTTGAGGCACCTGCTCCAATGGGAGGTGGCGGCGGGTCAGATTGGTGTGCGAAACACATAAAGGCTGTGATGAACATTGGTGGGCCATTTCTGGGTGTTCCAAAAGCAATCGCGGGATTATTCTCTGCTGAAGCCAAGGATATTGCCGTTGCTAG GGCTATGGCGCCAAGTTTTTTGGACAGTGACAAGTTTGGCTTTCAAACTTTACAGCATGTGATGCGAATGACTCGTACATGGGATTCGGTAATGTCTATTATACCAAAGGGTGGTAACACTATCTGGGGTGGCCTTGATTGGTCCCCGGAAGAAGGCCATGAGTGTAATTCAAAAAAGCTGAAGAACAATAATACTCACCAAGCAGCCAACATTGTTACAGGAATTTTAGGTAATGCAACTCATGCAAGATATGGAAGAGTAATATCGTTTGGGAAGGATGTAGCCGAATCACATTCATTGGAGATTGAGAGAGTTGACTTTCGG GGTGCTCTTAAGGGTAATAGCCACACAAATACTATTTGCAGTGACGTATGGACTGAGTACCATGATATGGGTGTTGGGGGTATCAAAGCCGTTGCAGACTATAAAGTTTACACGACTGAATCTGCTTTGGATCTTCTCCATTATGTCGCCCCAAAGATGATGAAGCGTGGCTGTGCTCATTTTTCACATGGAATTGCTGAAAATCTAGATGATAAAAAGTATGCGCATTACAAATATTGGTCAAATCCCTTGGAAACAAA ATTACCCGATGCACCTGACATGGAAATTTATTCGATGTATGGTGTTGGGATTCCAACTGAACGAGCATATGTATACAAACTTAGTCCTGTATCTGAGTGCTATATACCTTTCCAGATTGACACCTCAGCAGACGGTGGAAACGAGAGCCCTTGCTTGAAAGGTGGCGTGTTCCATGTTGATGGGGACGAGACAGTTCCTCTCTTGAGCGCAGGCTATATGTGTGCAAGAGGTTGGCGGGGAAAGACCCGGTTCAATCCATCTGGAATCCGTACTTACATTAGAGAGTATAACCACAACCCTCCAGCTAACTTGTTGGAGGGTAGGGGAACTCAGAGCGGAGCTCACGTTGATATAATGGGGAATTTTGCGCTGATTGAAGATATCGCGAGAGTCGCTGCAGGAGCTACAGGAGAACATTTGGGAGGAGATCAAGTGTACTCTCAGATTTTCAAATGGGCTGAAAGGATCAAACTGAGACTCTAG